In Kangiella koreensis DSM 16069, a single window of DNA contains:
- the mrdA gene encoding penicillin-binding protein 2: MYKRQAIKDVGRETSMFFARCIVALFIVFILLVVLISRQFKLQVIDYQKYQTQSENNRISIQPIAPVRGLIYDRHGKLLAQNRSIFTLEITPEQTKDLPQLVNELRTVLTISDEQVLKFLEQIKFRPKFNSYVLKSNLTEDEVAKFSVVQHMYPGASLEARLERYYPYGEELVHVLGRMGAINVQELEAMDEETRLRYAATSKMGKLGLERYYENILHGEVGSQRVETDVRGRIIRVLERTDPVTGMDIYLHLDLDLQRKATQLLKEVDASGAIVAVEPSTGGVLAMVSQPGYDPNLFTGGISSSDYQKLLTPDRPLYNRAVQGTYAPASTIKPHLAWLGLKEGVITPQTKVRDPGWFSLPNNDRRYRDWKAWGHAPFMDVAGSIVESCDTFFYDLAVRIGIDRINEGMMQFGFGQKTGIDMEEEKIGIMPSREWKRTTRKEPWYNGDTVNIGIGQGYWTATPLQLANATAVLANDGIRYQLQLVKEFVDGAIHEQNVPVMAYHQIEVGDGQWLDLVKQSMHDVVHGAKGTARGAFTDTAYEAAGKTGTAQVKSIAEDEEYDAETLEKKFHDNALFIGYAPFDSPRIALVVVMENAGGGSSNAAPIARELMDYYLLEDSEQQSEDASNVTTQ, encoded by the coding sequence ATGTATAAACGACAAGCCATAAAAGACGTCGGTCGCGAAACTTCCATGTTTTTCGCGCGTTGCATCGTGGCTTTGTTTATTGTTTTTATTCTGTTGGTGGTATTGATCAGCCGCCAGTTCAAATTACAAGTCATTGATTACCAGAAGTATCAAACTCAATCAGAAAATAATCGTATTAGTATCCAGCCGATAGCACCGGTGCGTGGCTTAATCTACGATCGCCATGGTAAGCTGCTCGCGCAAAACCGTTCAATATTCACCCTCGAAATCACACCGGAACAAACCAAAGATCTGCCGCAATTAGTTAATGAGCTAAGAACAGTTTTAACCATTAGTGATGAACAGGTCTTAAAGTTTTTAGAGCAAATCAAGTTTCGTCCCAAGTTTAACTCCTACGTTTTAAAATCAAATCTTACCGAAGATGAAGTGGCCAAGTTCTCTGTAGTTCAGCATATGTATCCTGGCGCTAGTCTTGAGGCACGGCTCGAGCGTTATTATCCCTATGGCGAAGAACTGGTTCATGTACTGGGTCGTATGGGTGCAATCAACGTACAAGAGCTAGAGGCTATGGATGAGGAAACGCGATTACGTTATGCCGCAACATCCAAAATGGGTAAGCTGGGTTTAGAGCGTTATTACGAAAATATTTTGCATGGCGAAGTCGGCAGCCAGCGAGTCGAAACCGATGTGCGTGGCCGGATTATTCGAGTACTGGAACGAACCGATCCCGTTACCGGTATGGATATTTATCTACATTTGGATTTGGATTTGCAGCGCAAAGCAACACAACTGCTGAAAGAGGTTGATGCTAGTGGTGCTATTGTGGCTGTGGAGCCGTCAACTGGCGGTGTATTAGCTATGGTCAGTCAGCCTGGCTATGATCCCAACCTATTTACCGGTGGTATTTCCAGTAGCGACTATCAGAAGTTACTGACCCCAGACCGGCCTCTCTATAATCGCGCGGTACAGGGAACTTATGCTCCTGCTTCAACCATTAAGCCACATCTGGCATGGCTCGGACTTAAAGAAGGTGTGATTACGCCACAAACCAAAGTCCGTGACCCCGGCTGGTTTTCATTGCCCAACAATGATCGTCGTTACCGCGACTGGAAGGCGTGGGGACACGCTCCCTTTATGGATGTTGCTGGCTCAATTGTTGAATCTTGCGACACCTTCTTTTATGACCTTGCAGTACGAATCGGTATCGACCGAATTAATGAAGGCATGATGCAGTTTGGTTTTGGGCAGAAAACCGGCATTGATATGGAAGAAGAGAAAATTGGCATTATGCCCTCTCGTGAGTGGAAACGTACTACGCGTAAGGAACCCTGGTATAACGGAGATACTGTGAATATTGGGATTGGCCAGGGCTATTGGACAGCGACCCCATTGCAGTTAGCAAATGCCACGGCAGTTCTCGCCAATGATGGTATTCGTTACCAATTACAGTTGGTTAAAGAATTTGTCGATGGTGCTATCCATGAGCAAAATGTACCAGTCATGGCTTATCATCAAATTGAAGTCGGCGATGGGCAGTGGTTGGATCTGGTTAAGCAAAGTATGCATGATGTGGTCCACGGAGCGAAAGGTACTGCTCGCGGTGCTTTTACCGATACAGCTTATGAAGCAGCAGGCAAAACGGGAACTGCACAGGTGAAAAGTATTGCCGAAGATGAAGAATATGATGCCGAAACACTAGAAAAGAAATTTCATGATAATGCTTTGTTTATTGGTTACGCGCCGTTTGATAGTCCACGAATTGCGCTGGTGGTAGTGATGGAAAACGCAGGTGGCGGTAGCAGTAATGCAGCTCCGATAGCGCGTGAATTGATGGATTATTATTTGTTGGAAGACTCCGAGCAACAATCAGAGGATGCAAGCAATGTCACTACTCAGTAG
- a CDS encoding FKBP-type peptidyl-prolyl cis-trans isomerase: MQIEENKVVLIEYTVKTEEGVLVDTSEGNEPLAYLHGHRNIIPGLENALAGKKLDDELSVNVQPEDAYGQRHDDLIKEVPAEAFQGVEKIEPGMQFHAESPNGPQLITVTKVEGETVTVDGNHPLAGVPLNFDVKVIEVRDASEEELSHGHVHGPGGHEH, from the coding sequence ATGCAAATTGAAGAAAACAAAGTCGTATTGATTGAATACACAGTAAAAACAGAAGAAGGTGTATTAGTCGATACATCAGAAGGGAATGAGCCATTAGCTTACTTGCATGGTCATCGTAATATAATTCCTGGTCTTGAAAATGCATTGGCGGGCAAGAAACTTGATGATGAGTTGTCCGTAAATGTTCAGCCTGAAGATGCTTATGGTCAACGCCATGATGATTTGATCAAAGAAGTGCCAGCAGAGGCGTTCCAAGGTGTAGAGAAAATTGAGCCTGGTATGCAGTTTCACGCTGAATCACCTAACGGCCCACAGCTTATTACGGTCACTAAAGTCGAAGGTGAGACGGTTACTGTGGATGGCAACCATCCTTTAGCAGGTGTTCCTTTGAACTTTGATGTGAAAGTTATCGAAGTACGCGACGCGAGCGAAGAAGAGTTGTCGCATGGTCATGTTCATGGACCGGGTGGTCACGAACACTAA
- a CDS encoding YbeD family protein: MTQNYDRDELWQFPCEICFKVMAVNRDGIDMEVAEVVNRHAPNDYSPASKLSRDGNYVSLSFMVVVETKEQVDAMYREVFTVEGVKMTL; this comes from the coding sequence ATGACGCAAAATTATGATCGTGATGAACTATGGCAATTTCCTTGCGAGATCTGCTTTAAAGTCATGGCCGTAAACCGTGACGGCATTGATATGGAAGTTGCAGAAGTGGTCAATCGCCATGCGCCTAATGATTACTCGCCAGCCAGCAAGTTAAGCCGTGATGGTAATTATGTCTCCTTGTCATTTATGGTTGTGGTTGAAACCAAAGAGCAAGTGGATGCCATGTACCGCGAAGTCTTCACCGTTGAAGGCGTGAAAATGACCTTATAA
- a CDS encoding septal ring lytic transglycosylase RlpA family protein: MTTENVLTSSKLLLASLGLLLISACTSTPPAEEYEYEYGSPADRLRPDYAPDGSAGPLTDGPIAEPTPKVEVKSGLGNPPYYEVDGVVYHVKDSGDGYKDVGVASWYGQKFHGRRTSSGEVYDMYQFTAAHKTLPLPSYARVTNLDNGQSVIVKINDRGPFKKNRIIDLSYAASKKLGYQAQGTARVEVEVLASPRNTGQVSSARLAQAGELELPPMEEQKDNAQLFVQVGAFADPLRADTLAARLRDHFGQPISTSSVDVNGQKLQRVRIGPLRDARTAENILRQLNEYNFGTAKVVTE, from the coding sequence ATGACCACTGAAAATGTTTTAACTTCCAGCAAGTTGTTGTTAGCAAGCCTGGGTTTGTTATTGATATCTGCCTGTACTAGCACGCCACCAGCGGAAGAGTATGAGTATGAGTACGGTAGTCCGGCAGATCGTTTGCGTCCTGATTATGCACCGGACGGAAGCGCAGGACCATTAACCGACGGGCCCATAGCTGAACCAACTCCTAAGGTTGAAGTTAAAAGCGGTTTAGGTAATCCTCCTTATTATGAAGTGGATGGCGTGGTCTATCATGTGAAGGACTCAGGTGATGGTTATAAAGATGTCGGTGTCGCCAGCTGGTATGGTCAGAAATTCCACGGTCGTCGTACTTCGTCAGGTGAAGTGTATGATATGTACCAATTCACGGCTGCTCATAAAACGCTACCTTTACCCAGTTACGCGCGGGTAACCAATTTAGATAATGGCCAGTCAGTGATCGTGAAGATTAATGATCGTGGGCCTTTTAAGAAGAATCGTATTATCGACTTATCTTATGCGGCATCAAAAAAACTCGGCTATCAAGCGCAAGGCACGGCGCGTGTAGAAGTCGAAGTATTAGCTTCACCACGGAATACGGGCCAGGTTAGCTCAGCTCGATTAGCACAAGCTGGCGAGTTAGAGTTACCGCCAATGGAAGAGCAGAAAGATAATGCTCAGTTGTTTGTGCAGGTAGGTGCTTTTGCCGATCCGCTGAGAGCTGATACTTTAGCGGCCCGTTTACGCGATCACTTTGGGCAACCGATTAGTACCAGTTCAGTCGATGTGAATGGCCAGAAGTTGCAACGGGTTCGTATTGGGCCTTTGCGCGATGCACGCACTGCTGAAAATATTTTACGCCAATTAAACGAGTACAACTTTGGCACAGCAAAAGTTGTTACTGAATAA
- the lipA gene encoding lipoyl synthase — protein sequence MRAEDKMARIPVKIMPTEEMPRKPDWIRVRLPNGNQITKIKDMLRNNKLHTVCEEASCPNLPECFGHGTATFMIMGDICTRRCPFCDVAHGRPLPLDPEEPQHLADSVKSMGLKYVVITSVDRDDLRDGGSAHITDCVRVAKEQNPGLKVEVLVPDFRGRMEVALDLMADGLPDVFNHNLETVPRLYKQARPGADYQWSLDLLKNFKERYPGIPTKSGLMIGLGETNEEIIEVMKDLRAHGVEMLTLGQYLQPSKYHHPVMRFMPPKEFDELGRIAEELGFTNVASGPMVRSSYHADMQAAGEKVS from the coding sequence ATGCGTGCCGAAGACAAAATGGCGCGAATTCCAGTAAAAATTATGCCAACCGAAGAGATGCCACGCAAGCCGGACTGGATTCGTGTGCGTCTGCCAAATGGTAATCAAATTACCAAAATCAAAGACATGCTACGTAATAACAAGCTTCATACCGTGTGTGAAGAAGCGTCCTGTCCAAACTTACCTGAATGTTTCGGTCATGGTACTGCAACATTTATGATTATGGGCGATATCTGCACCCGTCGTTGCCCATTCTGCGATGTGGCTCATGGTCGTCCATTGCCGCTTGATCCAGAAGAACCGCAACATTTGGCAGACTCTGTCAAATCAATGGGCTTGAAATATGTCGTCATAACGTCGGTCGATCGCGATGACCTGCGTGATGGTGGTTCAGCCCATATCACAGACTGTGTACGTGTTGCTAAAGAACAAAATCCAGGCCTTAAGGTGGAAGTGCTAGTACCAGACTTCAGAGGGCGTATGGAAGTTGCCTTAGATTTGATGGCCGATGGCCTGCCCGATGTGTTTAACCACAACCTGGAAACTGTGCCGCGCCTTTACAAACAAGCGCGTCCCGGTGCCGATTATCAGTGGTCGTTAGACTTACTCAAGAATTTTAAAGAGCGTTACCCGGGAATCCCAACCAAATCAGGTTTAATGATTGGACTTGGCGAAACCAACGAAGAAATTATCGAAGTGATGAAAGATCTTCGAGCCCACGGTGTTGAAATGTTAACCCTCGGACAATATTTACAGCCTAGTAAATATCATCATCCGGTGATGCGCTTCATGCCGCCAAAAGAGTTCGACGAGCTCGGTCGAATCGCAGAAGAGTTAGGTTTCACCAATGTGGCCAGTGGCCCTATGGTGAGGTCTTCATACCATGCGGATATGCAGGCTGCTGGCGAGAAAGTCTCTTAA
- the lipB gene encoding lipoyl(octanoyl) transferase LipB: MSDPSTVIIRELGHETYVPVWKRMQEFTDNRDDTTTDEIWLVEHDPVFTQGQAGKAEHLLFPGEIPVVQVDRGGQVTYHGPGQQVAYFMIDLRRKNMGPRDLVSGIENAIVDMLAMYGIEAYPRSDAPGVYSDDQKICSLGLRIRKGKSFHGLALNVNMDLEPFSRINPCGYQGMQMTQIVEKGGPDNLERIKPDLIDQLCDKLGYTKRLEMTGLPEPISESIE; encoded by the coding sequence ATGAGCGACCCATCTACAGTAATCATCCGCGAATTGGGGCATGAAACCTATGTTCCAGTCTGGAAGCGGATGCAAGAATTTACCGATAATCGAGACGACACAACTACTGATGAAATCTGGTTGGTGGAGCATGATCCGGTATTTACCCAGGGACAGGCTGGAAAAGCCGAACATTTGCTATTTCCGGGGGAAATTCCGGTGGTGCAGGTTGACCGCGGCGGACAAGTTACTTACCATGGCCCCGGCCAGCAAGTTGCTTATTTTATGATCGATTTGCGGCGCAAAAATATGGGCCCAAGAGACTTGGTTTCCGGCATCGAAAATGCCATCGTTGACATGCTAGCGATGTATGGCATTGAGGCTTATCCACGTTCTGATGCGCCGGGAGTCTATAGTGATGACCAGAAAATCTGTTCGTTGGGCTTACGAATTCGAAAAGGTAAGTCGTTTCATGGGCTTGCTTTAAATGTGAATATGGACCTGGAGCCATTCTCACGTATCAATCCATGTGGTTATCAGGGCATGCAAATGACCCAGATAGTCGAGAAGGGTGGTCCGGACAATCTGGAGCGCATTAAACCCGATCTCATCGATCAATTATGCGATAAATTGGGCTATACTAAGCGCCTGGAAATGACCGGGTTACCTGAGCCAATCAGCGAATCCATTGAGTAA
- a CDS encoding D-amino acid aminotransferase gives MSIAYLNGQFLPIEEAKVPALDRGFLFGDGVYEVVPVYAGKLFRFKQHIERLENSLRSIRLPLEQTLQNWADICHQLIKSNRLDNATIYLQITRGAYPERNHDFPSNPTPTIFAMISPLPEIQPQPSKEDLQGISAITAEDIRWQRCDIKAITLLANCLLKQQALECGANDTILVRNGVALEATSSNLFMVRDGVIITPPLSEHLLSGVTRDFVLWLAEQHGILTEQRSVPEHELLQADEIWLTSSTKEIRPVTRLNDVIIGDGTAGPVWRQMYDHYQQLKAQLYRGEIDSNSEGEIAL, from the coding sequence GTGTCCATCGCTTATCTAAACGGACAGTTTTTACCCATAGAAGAAGCAAAAGTCCCGGCACTCGATCGGGGCTTTTTGTTTGGTGATGGGGTTTATGAAGTTGTACCAGTCTATGCAGGTAAGTTGTTTCGTTTTAAGCAGCATATTGAAAGACTCGAAAACAGTCTGCGTAGCATTCGCTTGCCTTTGGAGCAGACATTGCAGAATTGGGCAGATATTTGCCATCAGCTGATAAAATCCAACCGGTTGGATAATGCCACGATTTACTTGCAGATCACACGTGGTGCTTACCCCGAACGTAATCATGACTTCCCGTCCAATCCAACCCCTACTATTTTTGCCATGATCTCGCCGCTACCAGAGATTCAGCCGCAACCAAGCAAGGAAGATTTACAAGGCATATCAGCTATCACTGCGGAGGATATCCGCTGGCAACGTTGCGATATCAAAGCGATTACCTTATTAGCCAATTGTTTGTTAAAGCAGCAGGCCCTTGAATGTGGGGCGAATGACACCATATTAGTCCGAAATGGTGTCGCATTGGAGGCAACCTCCAGTAATCTTTTCATGGTCCGCGATGGTGTCATTATCACTCCACCGCTAAGTGAACACTTACTTTCAGGGGTTACCCGGGATTTTGTCTTATGGCTAGCGGAACAGCATGGGATCTTAACTGAACAGCGTTCAGTTCCAGAGCACGAGTTACTGCAAGCGGATGAGATCTGGTTGACCAGCTCCACCAAAGAAATCCGCCCAGTTACCCGCTTGAATGATGTTATCATTGGTGATGGCACTGCGGGTCCTGTCTGGCGGCAAATGTATGACCATTATCAACAGCTCAAAGCGCAGCTGTATCGTGGTGAAATCGACAGTAATAGTGAAGGTGAAATAGCGTTATGA
- the rodA gene encoding rod shape-determining protein RodA, translated as MSLLSSSANSHKERYSLLWRWHIDAPLLLGIMLLMAFSLLAVYSAGGESLALVKRQAVRFGAGLVVMFVLAQFEPRTFRQWAPALYTVGIIFLLAVIFFGESSKGAQRWIDIGIRFQPSEIMKLAVPLMLAWYFAEKALPPNFLQTVGSIVLVLTPVVLIMLQPDLGTSLLIAASGLFVVFFAGIRWRYIAGALLLAAVLIPLMWYFVMHDYQKGRVLTFLNPERDPLGAGYHIIQSQIAIGSGGIYGKGWLNGTQSQLEFLPERHTDFIFAVIGEEFGLVGIVLLLALYAFVIVRGIYISLQGQETFSRLLGASLILTFFIYIFVNIGMVSGLLPVVGLPLPLISYGGTSIVTLMAAFGILMSIQTHRRLHST; from the coding sequence ATGTCACTACTCAGTAGTAGCGCAAACAGCCATAAAGAGCGATACAGTTTATTGTGGCGCTGGCACATTGATGCGCCATTGTTGCTGGGTATTATGTTGTTGATGGCGTTTAGTTTGTTGGCGGTTTATAGCGCTGGTGGAGAAAGTCTGGCTCTGGTCAAGCGACAGGCCGTACGCTTTGGTGCAGGACTAGTGGTGATGTTTGTACTTGCTCAATTTGAGCCACGAACATTTAGGCAATGGGCACCTGCTTTATACACAGTAGGCATTATATTTCTGTTAGCGGTTATATTTTTTGGTGAATCCAGTAAAGGCGCCCAGCGTTGGATAGACATTGGTATTCGTTTCCAGCCTTCAGAGATTATGAAGTTAGCGGTGCCTTTAATGCTTGCCTGGTACTTTGCCGAAAAAGCTTTGCCTCCCAATTTTTTGCAAACTGTTGGAAGTATTGTGTTGGTATTAACGCCAGTGGTGTTAATTATGCTACAGCCTGATTTAGGAACCTCCTTATTGATCGCGGCTTCTGGATTGTTTGTGGTCTTCTTTGCAGGGATTCGCTGGCGCTATATTGCGGGAGCATTATTATTGGCGGCAGTCCTAATACCACTCATGTGGTATTTCGTGATGCACGATTACCAGAAAGGCCGAGTTTTAACCTTCCTTAATCCTGAGCGTGACCCGCTCGGCGCGGGCTATCATATTATTCAGTCCCAGATTGCTATCGGCTCTGGTGGTATTTATGGCAAAGGCTGGCTCAACGGCACACAGTCGCAGCTGGAATTTTTACCCGAACGCCACACCGATTTTATCTTTGCCGTGATCGGTGAAGAATTTGGCCTGGTAGGTATCGTTCTGTTGTTGGCACTATATGCCTTTGTCATTGTCCGAGGTATATATATCAGCTTGCAAGGGCAGGAAACTTTTAGTCGATTATTAGGCGCGTCACTGATCTTGACGTTCTTTATCTATATTTTTGTAAATATAGGCATGGTCAGTGGTTTGTTGCCGGTAGTCGGGCTACCATTGCCCTTAATCAGTTACGGTGGTACTTCCATCGTCACCCTGATGGCAGCCTTTGGCATATTAATGTCAATACAAACCCATCGACGGCTGCACTCTACTTAA
- the mltB gene encoding lytic murein transglycosylase B has protein sequence MKASIRRHFNSLVLTISCVFSGAAANANSDLDKAPTEAKAFAAYMHKKHGFTEDYVQMVLDKVEVRQSILDAISRPAESKDWYEYRPIFIEQKRIKQGVEFWLEHEETLKRAEEKYQVPAEIITAIIGVETRYGRVMGSFPVVDAIATLAFHYPKRGAFFAGELEEYFVLAREQGWDLATPKGSYAGAMGMGQFIPTSYRHYAVDFDGDGNINLFDNIDDAVGSVANYFHVHGWRMGEPVAEYLSMPDAKLVEQFRNDKLKPQFTIGQMKQAGLEYEGTLKDTDVAGIYAFKQETKEEFWLGFNNFYVITRYNRSPLYAMAVHQLSLEIKDAVEHAKQKLVEVE, from the coding sequence ATGAAAGCAAGTATAAGAAGGCATTTCAACTCATTGGTATTGACTATTTCCTGCGTATTCTCAGGTGCGGCTGCGAATGCGAACTCTGATTTAGATAAGGCACCTACTGAGGCAAAAGCATTCGCTGCTTACATGCATAAAAAACACGGCTTTACTGAAGACTATGTACAGATGGTTTTAGATAAAGTGGAAGTTCGTCAAAGTATATTAGATGCCATCAGTCGGCCTGCTGAAAGTAAGGATTGGTATGAATATCGCCCAATATTTATCGAGCAAAAACGTATCAAACAAGGTGTTGAGTTTTGGCTTGAGCATGAAGAAACTTTGAAGCGCGCAGAAGAAAAATATCAAGTGCCAGCAGAAATTATTACCGCCATTATTGGCGTTGAAACCCGCTATGGTCGGGTTATGGGAAGTTTCCCGGTAGTTGATGCGATTGCTACTTTGGCTTTCCATTATCCGAAACGTGGTGCGTTTTTCGCTGGTGAGTTAGAAGAGTATTTTGTCTTGGCTCGTGAGCAGGGGTGGGATTTAGCAACTCCAAAAGGTTCTTATGCTGGTGCGATGGGCATGGGGCAATTTATCCCAACCTCATATCGCCATTATGCGGTTGATTTCGATGGCGACGGCAATATTAATTTATTTGACAATATCGACGATGCGGTTGGTAGTGTGGCGAATTATTTCCACGTACATGGCTGGCGCATGGGTGAGCCAGTAGCAGAATACCTGTCGATGCCTGATGCTAAATTAGTGGAACAATTTCGCAACGATAAACTCAAGCCACAGTTTACAATTGGTCAGATGAAGCAGGCTGGCCTCGAGTATGAAGGGACTCTGAAAGACACCGATGTCGCTGGTATTTATGCCTTTAAACAAGAAACAAAAGAAGAATTTTGGCTAGGCTTCAACAATTTTTATGTTATTACTCGTTATAATCGCAGTCCTTTGTATGCGATGGCGGTCCACCAGCTCAGTTTGGAAATTAAAGATGCTGTGGAACATGCTAAGCAAAAGTTGGTCGAAGTTGAGTAA
- a CDS encoding D-alanyl-D-alanine carboxypeptidase family protein encodes MSFQEKTLKILLSAGFILAFVANVANAAIQPGKPNVDARSYLLMDYDTGQIIMENNADQKLPPASLTKMMTSYIIGDELHKGNLSMDDKVLVSENAWAQNPKLKGGSLMFIEVNKYVRVEDLYRGIIIQSGNDASIAMAEHIAGTEGAFADLMNQYAAKLGMKDTHFENSTGWPAEGHVTTARDLAILARALIRDFPEDYKLYAEREFTYNGIKQANRNGLLGDPTLNVDGLKTGHTEEAGYCLVSSAEKEDMRLISVVMGTDSEAERAAETRKLLNFGFRFYTNIKPFKAGQSLRTARVWKGAEEEVKVGLAQDAGLTLLKSQKDQIQANYTIQSQLMAPIRRGQVVGEVFFKVGDKEIKRMPLVALDNVEEAGFFGRMWDSMKLWFH; translated from the coding sequence ATGTCTTTTCAAGAAAAAACGCTAAAAATCTTACTGTCTGCTGGATTCATTTTGGCCTTCGTGGCTAATGTTGCAAATGCTGCAATACAACCGGGTAAACCCAATGTTGATGCCCGTTCTTATTTATTGATGGATTATGATACCGGTCAAATTATTATGGAGAATAATGCCGACCAGAAGCTACCACCAGCCAGCTTAACCAAAATGATGACCAGCTATATTATTGGCGACGAATTACATAAAGGTAATTTGAGCATGGATGATAAAGTCTTGGTCAGTGAAAATGCCTGGGCACAAAACCCAAAATTGAAGGGCGGTTCATTAATGTTTATTGAGGTGAACAAATACGTTCGCGTCGAAGACCTTTATCGCGGAATAATCATTCAGTCAGGTAACGATGCCAGTATTGCGATGGCAGAGCATATTGCCGGCACAGAAGGAGCCTTTGCTGATTTGATGAATCAATATGCGGCAAAGCTCGGCATGAAGGATACACATTTTGAGAACAGTACAGGCTGGCCAGCTGAAGGGCATGTAACGACGGCTCGAGACTTGGCTATTTTGGCGCGAGCTCTGATTCGTGATTTCCCTGAAGACTATAAGCTTTACGCTGAACGAGAGTTTACTTACAACGGTATTAAGCAGGCTAATCGAAATGGATTGCTAGGTGACCCAACTCTTAACGTTGATGGTCTAAAAACGGGCCATACGGAAGAGGCAGGTTACTGTCTGGTGTCGTCGGCTGAAAAAGAAGATATGCGTTTAATTTCGGTTGTAATGGGTACTGATAGCGAAGCTGAAAGAGCCGCAGAGACCCGCAAGTTACTTAATTTTGGTTTTCGCTTCTATACCAACATCAAACCATTTAAAGCAGGCCAAAGTCTACGCACGGCGAGAGTATGGAAGGGCGCGGAAGAAGAAGTAAAGGTTGGCTTAGCTCAGGATGCGGGGTTAACGCTACTTAAAAGCCAAAAAGATCAAATTCAAGCCAATTACACCATCCAGTCACAATTGATGGCTCCTATTCGTCGTGGCCAGGTAGTCGGTGAAGTCTTCTTTAAAGTAGGCGATAAAGAGATTAAACGGATGCCGCTGGTGGCTTTAGATAATGTAGAAGAGGCCGGTTTTTTCGGTCGTATGTGGGATTCAATGAAGCTTTGGTTTCACTAA
- a CDS encoding glutathione S-transferase family protein, with amino-acid sequence MSALEQPILVSHKLCPFVQRSVITLLHKKIDFTIEYISLERKPDWFVEISPLGKVPLLRIKDTVLFESAVINEYLDETHGEPMLPKDPLEKAEHRSWIEFSSSINNIQFQLTQARREETFSKIEEDLNKKLAHLEKRIGDKGFFNGKEFSLVDSSFAPFLMRSKILAENTGVDTVSDYKKLQKWRENLLSLPEVKKSVVKDFEDLYMESIYERGGYLADQ; translated from the coding sequence ATGAGTGCTCTAGAACAACCGATATTAGTCAGCCATAAATTATGCCCGTTCGTGCAACGTTCGGTCATTACATTGCTGCATAAAAAAATTGACTTCACCATAGAATATATTTCTCTGGAGCGAAAGCCTGACTGGTTTGTTGAAATATCGCCATTAGGTAAAGTTCCTTTGTTGCGCATTAAAGATACTGTGCTATTTGAGTCTGCAGTGATCAATGAGTATCTTGATGAAACTCATGGTGAGCCTATGCTACCAAAGGATCCACTGGAAAAAGCTGAGCACCGCTCGTGGATCGAATTTAGTAGTAGCATCAATAATATTCAATTCCAATTGACCCAGGCACGACGCGAAGAAACCTTTTCTAAGATTGAAGAAGATTTAAACAAAAAGCTGGCACATCTTGAAAAACGTATCGGTGACAAAGGATTCTTTAATGGCAAAGAGTTCAGCCTGGTTGATAGTTCATTCGCACCATTTTTGATGCGCTCCAAAATCCTTGCTGAAAATACGGGTGTTGATACTGTCAGCGATTATAAGAAACTACAAAAGTGGCGCGAAAATTTATTATCCTTGCCCGAAGTTAAGAAATCCGTGGTTAAGGATTTTGAGGATTTGTATATGGAATCCATATATGAGCGAGGCGGATATTTAGCGGACCAATAA